One Phaseolus vulgaris cultivar G19833 chromosome 2, P. vulgaris v2.0, whole genome shotgun sequence DNA window includes the following coding sequences:
- the LOC137812691 gene encoding reticulon-like protein B2 produces MAEHHEHEEAKGESLLDKISGKIHDHDSSSSSDSDNEKTGPSDSLKSKVFRLFGREKPIHHVLGGGKQADVFLWRNKKISASTLGVATVIWILFELLEYHLLTLVCHFVILALAGLFLWSNASTFINKRPPKIPQVHIPEDPILQFASALRIEINRAFSVLRDIASGRDLKKFLSVIAGLWVFSILGSWANFLTLFYIAFVLLHTVPVLYEKYEDQVDSFGEKAIAEIKKQYAVFDAKVLSKIPKGPLKDKKKD; encoded by the exons ATGGCGGAGCACCACGAGCACGAGGAGGCCAAGGGTGAGTCCTTGTTGGACAAGATTTCCGGGAAGATCCACGACCACGATTCATCGTCTTCCTCGGATTCCGACAACGAGAAAACCGGGCCCTCTGATTCCTTGAAGTCAAAGGTTTTCAGGCTTTTCGGAAGGGAAAAGCCCATTCACCATGTTCTTGGTGGCGGAAAAC AGGCTGATGTTTTTCTGTGGAGAAATAAGAAGATATCAGCATCGACACTCGGAGTTGCTACAGTCATATGGATTCTGTTTGAATTGCTTGAGTACCACCTCCTCACTCTGGTTTGCCACTTCGTAATACTTGCCCTCGCGGGTTTGTTCTTGTGGTCCAATGCATCCACTTTCATCAACAA GAGGCCGCCAAAGATCCCACAAGTGCACATTCCAGAGGACCCTATTTTACAATTTGCCTCTGCTCTTAGAATTGAGATTAATCGGGCATTTTCAGTGTTAAGGGATATTGCATCCGGAAGGGATCTCAAGAAGTTCTTATCA GTGATTGCTGGATTATGGGTTTTCTCTATTCTGGGGAGCTGGGCGAACTTCTTGACGTTGTTCTACATAG CTTTTGTTTTGCTTCATACTGTGCCTGTGCTCTATGAGAAATATGAAGATCAAGTGGACTCTTTTGGTGAAAAGGCGATTGCCGAGATTAAGAAGCAATATGCAGTGTTCGATGCGAAGGTTTTGAGCAAGATACCCAAAGGACctttgaaagataaaaagaaagaTTGA
- the LOC137812686 gene encoding probable membrane-associated kinase regulator 2, which produces MTHLQSTKLTTQNKTHSFSLLILSSLKHSLSFQHSLKHSPAMEPFNFLKYWKAAATAPATANDHFFDLELALTDEDDSQDDTNAAENHHQDHSNQSEADSDSDSDSGSEKEFNFTLSPSASSDHPTISLSPSHHLIFKGNLLLNSQPNSKPHFTASFFKSATKFRVFMLGLKKPKPNTHPKKPRQRKLFTVNFKADEVPIVSFFTRDNSSRAKPSHTPNAEETEPSHTQTHLPSSPAEDKRSMPKYLKMVKPLYVRVSKRYAEKIRFSDQVDVASPESAPPCSTVPEKSPTEDEGSQTEGTASVKGQKQGNVSLPAGLRKHLGKGRSAAPPPPQPLESSKRRDDSLLQQHDWIQGAILHCKRSFNAASTECESSEMPRSANEALPEVSSPELSEESTTEK; this is translated from the exons ATGACTCACCTGCAATCAACCAAACTGACAACACAAAATAAAACCCATTCCTTTTCTCTTCTCATTCTCTCTTCTCTCAAACACTCTCTTTCTTTCCAACACTCTCTCAAACACTCTCCAGCCATGGAACCCTTCAACTTCCTCAAATACTGGAAGGCTGCTGCCACCGCCCCTGCCACCGCAAACGACCATTTCTTCGACTTAGAGTTGGCCTTGACCGACGAAGACGATTCCCAAGACGACACCAATGCAGCTGAAAACCACCACCAAGATCATAGCAACCAATCAGAAGCAGACTCAGACTCAGACTCGGACTCAGGCTCTGAGAAAGAGTTCAACTTCACGCTTTCTCCTTCAGCTTCCTCCGACCACCCTACCATTTCCCTCTCTCCCTCTCACCATCTAATCTTCAAGGGAAACCTTCTTCTCAACTCCCAACCTAACTCCAAGCCTCACTTCACCGCCTCCTTCTTCAAATCCGCCACCAAGTTCCGCGTCTTCATGTTGGGCCTcaagaagcccaagcccaacaccCACCCCAAGaagccccgccagagaaagctTTTCACCGTCAACTTCAAGGCCGACGAGGTTCCCATCGTCTCCTTCTTCACCAGAGATAACAGCTCCCGAGCCAAACCCTCGCACACTCCAAACGCAGAAGAAACTGAACCGTCACACACCCAGACGCACCTGCCTTCTTCTCCTGCTGAAGACAAGCGCTCAATGCCAAAGTATTTGAAGATGGTCAAGCCTCTCTACGTCAGGGTTTCCAAAAGGTACGCCGAGAAGATCAGGTTTTCCGACCAGGTTGATGTCGCTTCGCCGGAGTCTGCGCCCCCGTGTTCTACGGTGCCGGAGAAATCTCCGACGGAGGATGAGGGTTCTCAGACTGAGGGAACCGCCAGCGTGAAGGGGCAGAAGCAGGGGAATGTTTCTCTGCCTGCGGGCCTACGCAAACACTTAGGCAAGGGTCGTTCGGCGGCGCCGCCGCCGCCGCAGCCGTTGGAGTCTTCGAAACGGCGTGATGATTCGCTGTTGCAGCAGCATGATTGGATTCAGGGTGCTATTTTGCATTGTAAGAGGTCCTTCAATGCAGCTTCTACTG AATGCGAGAGTTCTGAGATGCCACGATCTGCGAACGAAGCATTGCCCGAGGTATCATCTCCTGAGTTATCTGAAGAATCTACGACTGAGAAGTAG
- the LOC137812683 gene encoding late embryogenesis abundant protein At1g64065-like, protein MAQQSPDQHIKPLAPFISSTHFNTLEDQDHIFEQRKNIRLRKFILCCGCATAIAVLLVVIVLVLGFTVYNVKDPEVRMNGVTLISGTFASNSTENVTLLADISVKNPNAFTFRFGNASTDVYYNGEGIGEGESPSGKAKARRTIRVNTTMEIMSKKLLANPFLDTDLKDHALNISSYTRIHGKVKILNIFPRKVAIEINCTITYNITSGLITNGDNCLGNVDL, encoded by the coding sequence ATGGCTCAGCAGAGTCCTGATCAGCATATCAAGCCCTTGGCACCATTCATATCATCAACCCACTTCAACACACTAGAAGATCAAGACCACATATTCGAACAGAGAAAAAACATTCGTCTGAGAAAGTTTATCCTGTGCTGCGGTTGTGCCACTGCAATTGCTGTGTTACTTGTGGTCATAGTACTGGTCTTGGGCTTCACCGTTTACAATGTCAAAGACCCCGAGGTGAGGATGAACGGGGTTACCCTTATCAGTGGAACTTTCGCCAGCAATTCCACTGAGAACGTTACACTTCTTGCTGATATATCTGTGAAGAATCCAAACGCTTTTACCTTCAGATTTGGAAACGCCAGCACTGATGTTTACTATAATGGGGAGGGAATAGGGGAGGGTGAATCTCCATCGGGGAAAGCCAAGGCCAGAAGGACCATAAGGGTCAACACCACCATGGAGATTATGTCAAAGAAGCTTTTGGCGAATCCATTTTTGGATACTGATCTAAAGGATCATGCTTTGAATATCAGCAGCTATACCAGGATCCATGGTAAGGTCAAAATACTTAACATTTTTCCGAGGAAAGTTGCGATTGAGATCAACTGCACAATTACATACAACATCACCTCTGGGTTGATTACAAATGGTGACAATTGTCTTGGAAACGTGGATCTTTAG